One stretch of Streptomyces sp. NBC_00443 DNA includes these proteins:
- the paaB gene encoding 1,2-phenylacetyl-CoA epoxidase subunit PaaB, whose translation MSADKQGWPLYEVFVRGKRGLNHVHVGSLHAADDRMALTHARDLYTRRNEGVSIWVVRSEHITASTRDEKDPFFEPSADKVYRHPTFYDIPDDVPHI comes from the coding sequence ATGAGCGCCGACAAGCAGGGCTGGCCGCTGTACGAGGTGTTCGTACGGGGCAAGCGAGGACTGAACCACGTCCACGTGGGCTCGCTGCACGCCGCCGACGACCGGATGGCGCTCACCCACGCCCGCGACCTGTACACCCGGCGCAACGAGGGCGTCAGCATCTGGGTGGTGCGGTCCGAGCACATCACCGCCTCGACCCGCGACGAGAAGGACCCGTTCTTCGAGCCCAGCGCCGACAAGGTCTACCGCCACCCGACGTTCTACGACATCCCCGACGACGTCCCGCACATCTGA
- the paaC gene encoding 1,2-phenylacetyl-CoA epoxidase subunit PaaC: MSDDHVYMTLAEGHDDDTRWAYGTGFEDPLHGVDTTVPEGVDAGELAAVCVALADDALVAAQRLGEWVTRAPELEEEVALANIGLDLLGQARLLYSRAGQADGTGRDEDAYAYFRDAGDFCNVRLAELPNGDFAFSIVRLLVFASWRLAHFERLASHPDPVLSAIATKGVKELAYHRQYAAEWAVRLGDGTQESHRRMRRAQEQVAPYLGELFTAYDVRDEVVTVLRQVTQVAGLPMPVYRPLPGSGRDGEHTEHLAPLLAELQGVARAHPEATW; encoded by the coding sequence ATGAGTGACGACCACGTCTACATGACCCTCGCCGAGGGACACGACGACGACACCCGCTGGGCTTACGGAACCGGCTTCGAGGACCCGCTGCACGGCGTGGACACCACCGTGCCCGAGGGCGTCGACGCCGGGGAACTCGCCGCCGTCTGCGTCGCGTTGGCCGACGACGCCCTGGTCGCGGCCCAGCGCCTGGGCGAGTGGGTCACCCGCGCCCCCGAGCTGGAGGAGGAGGTGGCGCTGGCCAACATCGGCCTCGACCTCCTCGGCCAGGCCCGCCTGCTCTACTCGCGCGCCGGCCAGGCCGACGGCACCGGCCGCGACGAGGACGCCTACGCCTACTTCCGCGACGCCGGCGACTTTTGCAACGTACGCCTGGCCGAACTGCCCAACGGCGACTTCGCGTTCTCGATCGTCCGGCTGCTGGTGTTCGCCAGCTGGCGCCTCGCTCACTTCGAGCGGCTGGCGTCGCACCCGGACCCCGTGCTGTCGGCGATCGCCACGAAGGGCGTCAAGGAGCTGGCCTACCACCGGCAGTACGCCGCGGAGTGGGCGGTGCGCTTGGGGGACGGTACGCAGGAGTCGCACCGCCGGATGCGCCGCGCCCAGGAGCAAGTGGCCCCCTACCTGGGCGAGTTGTTCACGGCGTACGACGTCCGCGACGAGGTCGTGACCGTCCTGCGCCAGGTCACCCAGGTCGCCGGGCTGCCCATGCCGGTGTACCGGCCGCTGCCGGGATCCGGCCGCGACGGCGAGCACACCGAGCATCTAGCCCCGCTGCTCGCCGAGTTGCAGGGCGTCGCCCGTGCCCACCCGGAGGCGACATGGTGA
- the paaD gene encoding 1,2-phenylacetyl-CoA epoxidase subunit PaaD produces MVTTLLDARRARHIADQVPDPELPMLTLADLGVLRDVELAEDGTVVASLTPTYSGCPAMAEMRADVAARLREAGYERVEIRTVLDPPWTSDWITPSGRRKLTEHGIAPPGPAPRGAGPVALVLSPTRHAVTCPRCGSADTEETSRFAATSCKALWRCRACREPFEYVKEI; encoded by the coding sequence ATGGTGACAACCCTGCTCGACGCCCGGCGCGCCCGGCACATCGCCGACCAGGTGCCCGACCCCGAGCTGCCCATGCTCACGCTGGCCGACCTGGGCGTCCTGCGGGACGTCGAGCTGGCCGAGGACGGCACGGTGGTCGCGAGCCTGACCCCGACGTACTCGGGGTGTCCGGCGATGGCCGAGATGCGGGCGGACGTGGCGGCCCGCCTGCGCGAGGCAGGGTACGAGCGCGTGGAGATCCGCACGGTCCTCGACCCGCCCTGGACCAGCGACTGGATCACCCCGTCCGGCCGTCGCAAACTCACCGAACACGGCATCGCGCCGCCCGGCCCCGCCCCACGCGGCGCAGGCCCGGTCGCGCTCGTGCTGTCACCCACCCGGCACGCGGTGACCTGTCCGCGCTGCGGCTCGGCGGACACCGAGGAGACCTCCCGCTTCGCCGCCACGTCCTGCAAGGCGCTGTGGCGCTGCCGCGCCTGCCGCGAGCCGTTCGAGTACGTCAAGGAGATCTGA
- the paaE gene encoding 1,2-phenylacetyl-CoA epoxidase subunit PaaE: MEGLREEPTAASVRPRTRRRPAFHALRVAAVTPLCADAVAVGFDIPAELAEEFAFAPGQSLTLRRAIEGRDERRSYSICSPLGSIPRIGVRVVPGGLFSSWLVNDVRPGDTVEVMAPTGAFTPDLTKHGHHVLIAAGSGITPMMSIAESVLAADDRSTVTLLYGNRRTGTVMFADELADLKDLYPARFQLAHVLSREPREAEVLSGRIDAERLSTLIDALVDVETADHWWLCGPHGMVRDAQGVLAGLGVPTERVHQELFYADDEPVREAVHEESGPQGPVSQVTITLDGRSTSASLPRERSILDGAQRTRPDLPFACKGGVCGTCRALVTDGKADMRRNFALETAEVDAGYVLTCQSYPVSETLTVDYDS; encoded by the coding sequence ATGGAAGGCCTGAGGGAAGAACCGACGGCTGCGTCGGTGCGCCCGCGCACCCGCCGCCGTCCGGCCTTCCACGCCCTGCGCGTCGCCGCCGTGACGCCCCTGTGCGCGGACGCGGTCGCCGTCGGGTTCGACATCCCGGCGGAGCTCGCCGAGGAGTTCGCGTTCGCGCCCGGGCAGTCACTGACGCTGCGGCGCGCGATCGAGGGGCGGGACGAGCGGCGGTCGTACTCGATCTGCTCGCCGCTCGGGTCGATTCCGCGCATCGGCGTCCGGGTCGTGCCCGGCGGCCTGTTCTCGTCCTGGCTCGTCAACGACGTACGCCCCGGCGACACCGTCGAGGTGATGGCCCCCACCGGCGCATTCACCCCCGACCTCACCAAGCACGGCCATCATGTGCTGATCGCGGCGGGCTCCGGCATCACGCCCATGATGTCCATCGCGGAGTCCGTCCTGGCCGCCGACGACCGCTCGACGGTCACCCTCCTCTACGGCAACCGCCGCACCGGCACGGTGATGTTCGCCGACGAGCTCGCGGACCTGAAGGACCTCTACCCGGCCCGGTTCCAGCTGGCCCACGTGCTGTCCCGGGAGCCGCGCGAGGCCGAGGTGCTGTCGGGACGTATCGACGCCGAACGGCTCTCGACGCTCATCGACGCGCTGGTCGACGTGGAAACCGCCGATCACTGGTGGCTGTGCGGGCCGCACGGCATGGTCCGGGATGCGCAGGGAGTGCTGGCCGGCCTCGGGGTCCCGACGGAGCGGGTGCATCAGGAGCTGTTCTACGCCGACGACGAGCCCGTACGGGAGGCGGTCCACGAGGAGAGCGGCCCGCAGGGGCCCGTCAGCCAGGTCACGATCACCCTCGACGGCCGGTCGACCAGCGCCTCCCTGCCGAGGGAGCGGTCCATCCTCGACGGCGCCCAACGGACCCGCCCCGACCTGCCGTTCGCCTGCAAGGGGGGCGTCTGCGGCACCTGCCGTGCGCTGGTCACCGACGGCAAGGCGGACATGCGCCGCAACTTCGCCCTGGAGACGGCCGAGGTGGACGCCGGCTACGTCCTGACCTGCCAGTCGTACCCGGTCTCCGAGACACTGACCGTGGACTACGACAGCTGA
- a CDS encoding Dyp-type peroxidase: MPSSPMRSVDAQPQPVLSPPAPVAVFLVVTIEPGGEPAVHDLLAGLAGLIRAVGFPSPDSGLCCATGVGSSAWDRLFGDPRPQELHPFRELEGTRHRAVSTPGDLLFHIRAARTDVCFALAAEIMKRLRGAVTVQDEVQAFAYFDSRNLLGFVDGTENPVGQAAADAAVVGDEDPAFHGGSYAMVQKYVHDIDAWEALAVEAQEKVIGRSKLTNIELDMPGSHKDVNTITGPDGAELEILRGAMPFGRPGHGEFGTYFVAYARTPEIPETMLRKMYLGGPESGPDPILDYSEAVTGTLFFVPSATFLEALPERPAAD; encoded by the coding sequence ATGCCGTCGTCGCCGATGCGGTCGGTCGATGCACAGCCACAACCGGTACTCAGTCCGCCGGCGCCCGTCGCCGTCTTCCTGGTGGTGACGATCGAGCCGGGCGGCGAACCCGCCGTGCACGATCTGCTCGCCGGTCTCGCGGGGCTCATACGCGCCGTCGGGTTCCCGAGTCCCGACAGCGGCCTGTGCTGCGCCACCGGAGTGGGATCCTCGGCGTGGGACCGGCTGTTCGGGGACCCGCGTCCCCAGGAACTGCATCCCTTCAGGGAGTTGGAGGGGACGCGGCACCGCGCCGTGTCGACCCCCGGTGACCTGCTCTTCCACATCCGGGCCGCCCGCACCGATGTGTGCTTCGCCCTGGCCGCCGAGATCATGAAGCGGCTGCGCGGCGCGGTCACCGTCCAGGACGAGGTGCAGGCCTTCGCCTACTTCGACTCGCGCAACCTGCTCGGCTTCGTCGACGGCACGGAGAACCCCGTCGGCCAGGCGGCGGCCGACGCGGCGGTCGTCGGTGACGAGGACCCCGCGTTCCACGGCGGAAGCTACGCGATGGTCCAGAAGTACGTGCACGACATCGACGCCTGGGAGGCCCTCGCGGTCGAGGCCCAGGAGAAGGTGATAGGCCGCTCCAAGCTGACCAACATCGAACTCGACATGCCCGGCTCCCACAAGGACGTGAACACGATCACCGGCCCGGACGGGGCGGAGCTGGAGATACTGCGGGGCGCGATGCCGTTCGGCAGGCCGGGGCACGGAGAGTTCGGCACGTACTTCGTCGCCTACGCGCGTACCCCCGAGATACCGGAGACCATGCTGCGGAAGATGTACCTCGGCGGCCCGGAATCCGGCCCCGACCCGATCCTCGACTACTCGGAGGCGGTCACCGGGACCCTCTTCTTCGTCCCATCGGCCACGTTCCTGGAGGCGCTGCCGGAACGGCCGGCAGCGGACTGA
- a CDS encoding DUF5997 family protein: protein MTSHQSPQTMKPATAAKKLGVYLEATPADFREGVVTRAELNQLQTDPPAWLQELRANGPHPRPVVAQKLGVSIAGLARGGVTEALTTEQIEALKQEQPEWLVKERSTQADVRKEAARLKQRDAERAAEQS, encoded by the coding sequence ATGACGTCGCACCAAAGCCCCCAGACCATGAAGCCCGCGACCGCGGCCAAGAAGCTGGGTGTGTACCTCGAAGCCACCCCCGCCGACTTCCGGGAGGGTGTGGTCACGCGCGCCGAGCTGAACCAGCTCCAGACGGACCCGCCCGCGTGGCTGCAGGAGCTGCGGGCGAACGGGCCGCACCCCCGTCCGGTCGTCGCGCAGAAGCTGGGCGTCTCCATCGCGGGGCTGGCCCGCGGCGGCGTCACGGAGGCCCTCACGACCGAGCAGATCGAGGCCCTGAAGCAGGAGCAGCCCGAGTGGCTGGTCAAGGAGCGCTCGACCCAGGCCGACGTCCGCAAGGAGGCGGCCCGCCTGAAGCAGCGGGACGCGGAGCGGGCGGCGGAGCAGTCCTGA
- a CDS encoding LysR substrate-binding domain-containing protein, which translates to MTGSEVTPSFRLAYVPGVTPAKWVRTWNERFPDVPLTLHSVTAAEAADVLRDGGADAGFVRLPVDRTVLSAIPLYTETTVVVVPKDHVVSAVDEVTAEDLADEVVFHPLDDVLDWERPPGQPAVERPATTADAVELVAAGVGLLVVPQSLARLHHRKDLTYRPLADAPQSSVALSWPEDATTDLVEDFIGVVRGRTVNSTRGRTTAQAPAATEQPKRKRPEAAGAPRRQSGAGGRSNRSGSGSGSGGAKGTKGAKSPRRGKPRRRS; encoded by the coding sequence GTGACAGGCTCGGAAGTAACCCCGTCGTTCCGGCTCGCCTACGTCCCGGGCGTGACCCCCGCCAAGTGGGTGCGGACCTGGAACGAGCGCTTCCCCGACGTACCCCTCACCCTCCACTCGGTGACCGCCGCCGAGGCCGCCGACGTGCTCCGGGACGGCGGCGCCGACGCCGGTTTCGTCCGGCTTCCGGTCGACCGTACGGTCCTCAGCGCGATCCCCCTCTACACCGAGACCACGGTCGTCGTCGTCCCCAAGGACCACGTCGTCTCGGCGGTCGACGAGGTGACGGCCGAGGACCTGGCCGACGAGGTCGTCTTCCACCCACTCGACGACGTCCTCGACTGGGAGCGGCCGCCGGGTCAGCCCGCCGTCGAGCGCCCCGCCACCACCGCGGACGCCGTCGAGCTGGTCGCGGCGGGCGTCGGCCTGCTCGTCGTGCCCCAGTCGCTGGCCCGGCTCCACCACCGCAAGGACCTCACTTACCGGCCGCTGGCCGACGCCCCCCAGTCGAGCGTCGCGCTGTCCTGGCCGGAGGACGCGACCACCGACCTGGTCGAGGACTTCATCGGCGTCGTCCGCGGCCGCACGGTCAACAGCACCCGGGGCCGCACGACGGCCCAGGCCCCGGCCGCGACAGAACAGCCGAAGCGCAAGCGCCCCGAAGCCGCCGGGGCCCCTCGGCGGCAGTCCGGAGCCGGGGGCCGGAGTAACCGCTCCGGTTCTGGCTCGGGCTCCGGCGGAGCCAAGGGCACGAAGGGCGCCAAGAGCCCTCGACGCGGCAAGCCTCGCCGCAGGTCGTAG
- a CDS encoding SRPBCC family protein: MTIDVSAERVIPFPPEQVAAYAMDWRHDTDWTQGIRRAELTREADEGGFGVGAEVKRTAHFLGRHIDYVLRVASYDFPRLLDMVAVAGPVPMNVTYAFDRHADGTLACIRVRGGPGGVYRPAAPIMARHVRHNIGKDLRDLERRLTERTG, from the coding sequence ATGACGATCGACGTGTCGGCGGAGCGGGTGATCCCCTTCCCTCCCGAGCAGGTTGCCGCGTATGCCATGGACTGGCGCCACGACACCGACTGGACCCAGGGCATCCGCCGGGCGGAGCTGACCCGCGAGGCCGACGAGGGCGGCTTCGGGGTCGGCGCCGAGGTCAAGCGGACAGCGCACTTCCTGGGTCGGCACATCGACTACGTGCTGCGCGTGGCGTCGTACGACTTCCCGCGACTGCTCGACATGGTGGCCGTGGCCGGCCCGGTGCCGATGAACGTCACCTATGCCTTCGATCGGCACGCGGACGGTACCCTCGCGTGCATCCGCGTCCGGGGTGGCCCTGGCGGCGTCTACCGGCCGGCGGCCCCGATCATGGCCCGCCATGTCCGCCACAACATCGGCAAGGACCTGCGCGACCTGGAACGCAGGCTCACGGAACGCACCGGGTAG
- a CDS encoding beta-L-arabinofuranosidase domain-containing protein yields MAPPLSRRSLLQAAALAAAVPAISHSATGRASAASAASAAVQEAQSVAVTPSAWTVQPFALDDVALRPGLFADKRQLMLDHARGYDVNRLLQVFRANAGLSTGGAVAPGGWEGLDGEANGNLRGHYTGHFLTMLSQAFASTGEQVFVEKIRTMVGALTEVRAALRKDPAVLSVSGRFGTAAEHVRGSSQYVDLPAAVLGGASAITLSAWVKPTHDANWTRVFDFGNDNTRYLYLAARNAAGVPRFAITANGPGGEQGLDGTAALPLNQWNHLAVSIAGGTGTLYVNGTAVARNTAMSLTPAALGSLSNNWLGRSNFAADPVFAGAYDEFNVWSRALTAAEITQLQSSRAADASAGRGNLASYAFDETAGGTFADASGRGLTATLRRTWGGPSHPGFLAAYPETQFIDLESRTSSDYTKVWAPYYTAHKILRGVLDAYLTTDDARALDLASGMCDWMYSRLSKLPEATLQRMWGLFSSGEFGGIVEVICDLHAITGKAEHLALAQLFDLDRLIDNSAANTDILDGLHANQHIPIFTGYLRLYDATSEARYLDAARNFWGMVVPHRMYGIGGTSTAEFWKARDVIAGTISGTTAETCCAYNMLKLSRTLFFHEQQPKYMDYYERALYNQVLGSKQDKADAEKPLVTYFIGLTPGHVRDYTPKQGTTCCEGTGMESATRYQDSVYFKAADGSALYVNLYSPSQLTWTEKGVTVTQATTFPREQGTTLTIGGGRAAFALRLRVPSWATAGFRVTVNGTAVSGTPTPGSYFTVSRTWRGGDTVRISMPFRLRVEKAIDDPSLQTLFYGPVNLVGRNSSTVHLQLGLYRNAGLSGDLLSSLTPVSGKPLHHTLAGTEFAPFFEGTEDPTHAYFRRSELRVIFGNSDSGVANPAKPDGTTLLDEIWAGAPFGSKGALVARVRSTVNAWVTAGLLSQADGQTVVRTAEQATYAP; encoded by the coding sequence ATGGCCCCGCCCCTCTCCAGACGATCCCTTCTCCAGGCCGCCGCCCTCGCCGCGGCGGTTCCCGCGATCAGCCACTCGGCAACCGGCCGGGCTTCGGCCGCTTCGGCCGCCTCGGCCGCAGTTCAGGAGGCGCAGTCCGTGGCCGTCACCCCTTCCGCCTGGACCGTCCAGCCCTTCGCCCTCGACGACGTGGCCCTCAGGCCCGGACTCTTCGCCGACAAGCGGCAGTTGATGCTGGACCACGCCCGCGGCTACGACGTGAACCGGCTGCTGCAGGTCTTCCGTGCCAACGCCGGCCTCTCCACCGGCGGTGCGGTGGCACCTGGGGGCTGGGAGGGGCTCGACGGCGAGGCGAACGGCAATCTGCGCGGGCACTACACCGGGCACTTCCTGACCATGCTGTCGCAGGCCTTTGCCAGCACCGGCGAGCAGGTGTTCGTCGAGAAGATCCGCACCATGGTCGGGGCACTGACCGAGGTGCGCGCGGCGTTGCGCAAGGATCCCGCAGTGCTGAGCGTGAGCGGGAGGTTCGGCACCGCCGCAGAGCACGTCCGCGGCTCCTCCCAGTACGTCGATCTGCCCGCCGCCGTCCTCGGCGGTGCCTCCGCGATCACCCTGTCCGCCTGGGTGAAGCCCACCCACGACGCAAACTGGACGCGGGTCTTCGACTTCGGGAACGACAACACCCGGTACCTGTACCTGGCCGCCCGCAATGCCGCAGGTGTGCCGAGGTTCGCCATCACGGCCAACGGACCTGGCGGCGAGCAGGGCCTCGACGGCACCGCCGCGCTGCCCCTCAACCAGTGGAACCACCTCGCGGTCTCGATCGCGGGCGGCACCGGGACGCTGTACGTGAACGGCACCGCCGTGGCCCGCAACACGGCGATGTCCCTCACCCCGGCCGCCCTCGGCTCCCTCAGCAACAACTGGCTGGGCCGCTCCAACTTCGCCGCCGACCCCGTCTTCGCGGGCGCCTACGACGAGTTCAACGTCTGGTCGCGCGCTCTCACCGCCGCCGAGATCACGCAGTTGCAGAGCAGCCGGGCCGCCGACGCCTCCGCCGGCCGCGGCAACCTGGCCTCGTACGCCTTCGACGAGACCGCCGGCGGGACGTTCGCCGATGCCTCCGGCCGCGGCCTCACCGCCACCCTGCGCCGCACCTGGGGCGGGCCCAGCCACCCCGGGTTCCTGGCGGCGTACCCGGAGACGCAGTTCATCGACCTGGAGTCGAGGACCAGCAGCGACTACACCAAGGTGTGGGCGCCGTACTACACCGCGCACAAGATCCTCAGGGGTGTGCTGGACGCCTACCTGACCACGGACGACGCGCGGGCCCTCGATCTCGCGTCCGGCATGTGCGACTGGATGTACTCCCGGCTGTCCAAGCTGCCCGAGGCCACGCTGCAGCGTATGTGGGGGCTGTTCTCCAGCGGCGAGTTCGGCGGCATCGTGGAGGTGATCTGCGACCTGCACGCGATCACCGGAAAGGCCGAACACCTGGCGCTGGCCCAGTTGTTCGACCTCGACCGGCTCATCGACAACTCCGCCGCGAACACCGACATCCTCGACGGGCTGCACGCCAACCAGCACATACCGATCTTCACCGGGTACCTGCGGCTGTACGACGCCACAAGCGAGGCGCGCTATCTCGACGCGGCCCGCAACTTCTGGGGCATGGTCGTGCCCCACCGCATGTACGGCATCGGCGGCACCAGCACCGCCGAGTTCTGGAAGGCCCGCGACGTGATCGCGGGCACGATCAGCGGCACGACCGCCGAGACATGCTGTGCGTACAACATGCTGAAGCTGAGCCGGACGCTGTTCTTCCACGAGCAGCAGCCGAAGTACATGGACTACTACGAGCGGGCGCTCTACAACCAGGTCCTCGGCTCCAAGCAGGACAAGGCGGACGCCGAGAAACCGCTGGTCACGTACTTCATCGGGCTGACGCCGGGTCATGTGCGGGACTACACGCCCAAGCAGGGCACGACCTGCTGCGAGGGCACCGGCATGGAGAGCGCCACCAGGTACCAGGACTCGGTGTACTTCAAGGCCGCCGACGGCAGCGCGCTGTACGTCAACCTCTACAGCCCGTCGCAACTGACATGGACCGAAAAGGGCGTGACGGTCACTCAGGCAACCACGTTCCCGCGGGAGCAGGGCACCACTCTCACCATCGGCGGCGGCAGAGCCGCCTTCGCGCTGCGGCTGAGGGTGCCGTCATGGGCCACCGCCGGCTTCCGGGTCACGGTCAACGGCACAGCGGTGAGCGGCACTCCGACGCCGGGGAGCTACTTCACCGTGTCGCGGACGTGGCGCGGCGGCGACACCGTGCGGATCTCGATGCCCTTCAGGCTGCGGGTGGAGAAGGCGATCGACGACCCTTCGCTCCAGACGCTGTTCTACGGCCCCGTCAATCTCGTCGGCCGCAACTCCTCCACGGTCCACCTGCAGTTGGGCCTGTACCGCAACGCCGGCCTGTCGGGCGACCTGCTGTCGTCGCTCACGCCCGTGTCCGGAAAGCCGCTCCACCACACCCTCGCCGGAACCGAGTTCGCCCCGTTCTTCGAGGGCACGGAGGACCCGACCCACGCCTACTTCCGGCGCTCGGAACTCCGGGTGATCTTCGGCAACTCCGACTCCGGCGTCGCCAACCCCGCGAAGCCCGACGGCACCACGCTGCTGGACGAGATCTGGGCCGGGGCTCCCTTCGGCAGCAAGGGTGCGCTGGTCGCGCGCGTGCGGTCCACCGTGAACGCCTGGGTCACCGCCGGTCTGCTGAGCCAGGCCGACGGGCAGACGGTCGTCCGTACGGCGGAGCAGGCCACCTACGCTCCCTGA
- a CDS encoding HAD family hydrolase, which produces MSGLGSTSVIFDLDGTLVDSEPNYYEAGRQVLAEHGVPDFTWSDHERYVGISTLETVTLWKREYGLRASVDELLAAKNRRYLDLARTSTRAYPEMRKFVELLATEGVPLAVASGSSLKAITAILSGTGLDAHLHTVVSADEVDHGKPAPDVFLEAARRLGAAPADCVVVEDAVPGAAAAHAAGMRCIAVPYVAGQADAPEFATAGLLLRGGQEEFTARTAYDWLRRTR; this is translated from the coding sequence ATGAGCGGTCTCGGCAGCACTTCGGTCATCTTCGATCTCGACGGAACACTCGTGGACAGCGAGCCCAACTACTACGAGGCGGGACGCCAGGTCCTCGCCGAGCACGGGGTTCCCGACTTCACCTGGTCGGATCACGAGCGGTACGTCGGCATCAGCACGCTGGAGACGGTGACGCTCTGGAAGCGGGAGTACGGCCTTCGGGCGTCCGTCGACGAACTGCTCGCCGCCAAGAACCGCCGCTACCTGGATCTCGCCCGCACATCCACGCGCGCCTACCCCGAGATGCGCAAGTTCGTGGAGCTCCTCGCGACCGAGGGCGTCCCCCTGGCCGTCGCCTCGGGTTCGTCCCTGAAGGCCATCACGGCGATCCTGTCCGGCACGGGCCTGGACGCCCATCTGCACACCGTCGTCTCCGCCGACGAGGTCGACCACGGCAAGCCCGCCCCCGACGTCTTCCTGGAGGCGGCCCGCCGGCTCGGCGCGGCACCGGCCGACTGCGTGGTCGTCGAGGACGCGGTCCCGGGCGCCGCAGCCGCACACGCGGCCGGCATGCGCTGCATCGCCGTCCCATACGTGGCCGGCCAGGCGGACGCCCCGGAGTTCGCGACGGCCGGTCTGCTGCTGCGGGGCGGGCAGGAGGAGTTCACGGCGCGGACCGCGTACGACTGGCTGCGCCGGACGAGGTAG